The region CGTGGAGTCGAGCACGAAGACCTGGGCAACCCCCCCCTTGGCGAAACAACGCAACTCGGATTCGATCCGCTCCAGGGAAAAACGCCGCACGCCGTGCTGGCCGCGGGAATCGAAGCAAAAATCGCAGGTAAAGCCGCACCCGCGGGAAAGCTGCCACAGGATGCCCGGGTAACGGCCGAAATCCAGGATGCCCTCCAGGTAGGGGGAGGGGATGGCGTCCAGGCCGGGCAGGGGCGTGGCGGGGGTAAACCGCGGTGCCGCGCCCGGCAGGAGTATGCCGGGAATTCCCTCCAGGGGGGCGCCAGCGGCAAGCCGCGTACAGAGGGTCCTGAAAGGCTGCTCCCCTTCACCCGTAATGACCAGGTTCAGAGGGGACCCGTCGAGGACGCCGTGGGGGTCGGCCGTTGCCTCCGGTCCGCCGGCGAAGAGCAGCACCCGGGGCATGCTGCGGCGCACTTCGGCCGCGATTGCCAGGCAGGCGGCGCGGTTCCACACATACAGCGAAAAGCCGATGGCCGCCGGCTGCCTCTCCAGCAGCTTCTGGGCGCATGCGCGGGGGTCGTCACCGGCAAAAAAGTCCTCCAGGCCGATTGCCACGCCTGTTTCAGCCGCATAGCCTTTCAAAAAGGCGGTGGCAAGGGGGAGCGCCTGGGGAGAGGGGGCGGTATGAAGTGAGACAAGGGTGATGCGCACTGGTGCGAATCCTTTCCAAGGGGCGTCTCGTGTATGACGCGGCGGTGTGCGGCCGAAACAATGAAAAAGGGCTAGCTTGGCAAGCTAACCCTTCATGATGACGTTCACGGTAGATACTGTGTGAGGATTACTATGGTCTTTGGTAAAAGTCAATAACAAAATCAATATGTTTGCGTGATGTGGCGAAGCGTGCCGGAGGTCGTCGGCTCTCTGCTTGCCCTGTCTGCGTTGTTGTATACCGGCAAATAATGTGCGTAAGTCGTCGTCAAGCCGCATTTTTATTGGCAATTTGTCAATGGTTTGTGATATGTGTATGAAAAATAGCAAGAAGTAGCGCATAAACCTGAAAGCGGTCGTGGCAAGAATCTCGTCTGATCTACAAGAAGCAATGCTCTGATTCATGTACGGATGCCTTCATTGCGGAGGCTAATTCATAGAGCTCGAAAGGAGAGCACAATGACCAAGGCAGAGCTGGCAGTAAAGATCGCAGAGGCGGCAGGAATCACCAAGACGCAGGCTGAAAAGGCCCTCAAGGGGTTCATCGATGCTACGACCGCAGCACTCAGGAGTGGCGAGAAGGTCACCCTGATCGGCTTCGGCACCTTCAGTGCGGTCACGCGAAAGGCTCGTACCGGAAGAAACCCCCAGACCGGCAAGGCGCTCAAGATTCCGGCCAAGACCGTTGGCAAGTTCTCCGCGGGCAAACCCTTGAAAGACCTCAAGGCTTCTGCGCCCAAGAAAGCTGCTCCCAAGAAGGCGGCG is a window of Geobacter sp. FeAm09 DNA encoding:
- a CDS encoding HU family DNA-binding protein — encoded protein: MPSLRRLIHRARKESTMTKAELAVKIAEAAGITKTQAEKALKGFIDATTAALRSGEKVTLIGFGTFSAVTRKARTGRNPQTGKALKIPAKTVGKFSAGKPLKDLKASAPKKAAPKKAAAPKKAAPKKAKKK